In Juglans regia cultivar Chandler chromosome 5, Walnut 2.0, whole genome shotgun sequence, the following are encoded in one genomic region:
- the LOC108981072 gene encoding germin-like protein 9-3 → MSMAFSTCKRLFCFALVLAFATIRIVTAGDEDILSDFVVAPNFTVDDSYFTLTNLRAVVGAPPPTIFKVSKASLAEFPALAGQSVSYAILQYPAGSINPPHTHPRSAELLFLLGGALEVGFIDTTNKLFTQVLQTGDLFVFPKGLVHYQFNSDANSSATAISAFGSVNAGTISVPTTVFATNIDDAILAKSFKTDVATIQKLKAGLSLKA, encoded by the coding sequence ATGTCCATGGCCTTCAGCACTTGCAAGCGCTTGTTCTGCTTTGCACTCGTGCTTGCCTTCGCTACTATCCGCATAGTGACTGCTGGAGATGAAGATATCCTCTCAGATTTTGTAGTCGCACCAAACTTCACAGTTGATGACAGCTACTTCACACTTACCAACTTGAGGGCTGTTGTCGGGGCACCTCCGCCCACAATCTTCAAGGTCTCGAAAGCAAGCCTTGCTGAATTCCCGGCCCTCGCTGGCCAAAGTGTTTCCTATGCGATTCTCCAATACCCGGCTGGCTCTATCAATCCACCTCACACCCATCCTCGCTCTGCGGAGCTCTTGTTTCTCCTTGGTGGTGCCCTGGAAGTTGGGTTTATTGATACTACTAATAAGCTCTTCACTCAGGTACTCCAAACTGGTGACTTGTTTGTATTTCCAAAGGGACTTGTTCACTACCAGTTCAATAGTGATGCAAATAGTTCAGCCACAGCAATCTCTGCATTTGGGAGTGTAAATGCTGGAACTATCTCAGTTCCAACAACTGTATTCGCTACCAACATTGATGATGCGATCTTGGCAAAGTCCTTCAAGACTGATGTTGCTACCATTCAGAAACTCAAGGCAGGGCTTTCCCTCAAGGCCTGA